In Prevotella sp. oral taxon 475, one DNA window encodes the following:
- a CDS encoding MalY/PatB family protein, whose product MECYDFNTRIDRTGSGDLKHNALLPRWGRNDLLPLWVADMDFATPPFIVDALKKRMEHPIFGYTVEPEDYWPAVIDWIKSHHNWDVQREWLRFIPGIVKGIGFVLNVFTKPGEKVIIQPPVYHPFRLTPEANGCKVVFNPLKRGADGYYEMDFENLEQVCDEQCRIFILCNPHNPAGQTWSAETLRRLADFCFEHHLLVISDEIHADMALFGNRHTPFATVSKRAAEISITFGAPTKTFNLAGIVSSYAIVPNETLRAKFFRWLSANELDEPTLFAPIATIAAFRQGENWRRQMLRYVEENVLFVEDFCHRYIPQIRPLRPQASFLVWLDCTALSLSHRLLQKLFVEKAHLALNDGEMFGEGGQGHMRMNVGTPRSILQQAMEQLRAAIDSLIIQE is encoded by the coding sequence ATGGAATGCTACGATTTCAACACACGTATCGACCGCACCGGCAGCGGCGACCTCAAACACAATGCTCTGCTGCCGCGGTGGGGACGCAACGATCTCTTGCCCCTCTGGGTGGCCGATATGGATTTTGCTACGCCGCCCTTCATCGTTGATGCCCTAAAAAAACGGATGGAACATCCCATCTTTGGCTATACCGTCGAACCTGAAGACTATTGGCCTGCCGTGATCGACTGGATCAAATCGCACCACAACTGGGACGTGCAGCGCGAGTGGCTCCGCTTCATTCCGGGCATTGTGAAAGGCATCGGCTTCGTTCTCAACGTTTTTACCAAGCCCGGCGAAAAGGTGATTATCCAGCCACCCGTCTATCATCCTTTCCGCCTTACGCCCGAGGCCAATGGGTGCAAGGTGGTGTTCAATCCGCTCAAACGCGGCGCAGACGGATATTACGAGATGGATTTCGAGAATCTGGAACAAGTGTGTGACGAACAATGTCGGATTTTCATCCTCTGCAACCCACATAATCCGGCCGGTCAGACCTGGTCTGCCGAAACGCTACGGCGATTGGCCGACTTTTGTTTCGAACACCATCTACTCGTCATAAGCGACGAGATACACGCCGACATGGCCCTCTTCGGCAATCGTCACACGCCCTTTGCCACCGTCTCAAAGCGTGCAGCAGAGATCAGCATCACCTTTGGCGCCCCTACAAAGACGTTCAACCTCGCAGGCATCGTCAGTTCCTACGCCATCGTTCCCAACGAAACCCTCCGCGCGAAGTTCTTCCGCTGGCTCTCGGCCAACGAACTGGACGAACCTACCCTCTTTGCTCCCATTGCCACGATAGCCGCCTTCCGACAGGGCGAAAACTGGCGCAGGCAGATGTTGCGGTATGTGGAAGAGAACGTTCTCTTCGTCGAAGATTTCTGCCACAGATACATTCCGCAAATCCGCCCTCTGCGTCCGCAAGCCAGTTTTTTGGTCTGGCTTGACTGCACAGCCCTGAGTCTCTCCCACCGTCTGCTACAAAAACTTTTCGTAGAAAAAGCCCATCTCGCCCTCAACGACGGCGAAATGTTCGGCGAAGGCGGACAAGGGCACATGCGGATGAACGTCGGTACGCCCCGAAGCATCCTCCAACAGGCGATGGAACAGCTCAGAGCCGCCATCGACTCACTCATCATCCAAGAATAA